TGTTTAAGAAAATATGATATATACGACCATGTCcaactaatttaaaaaaatataatacatACGACCATGCCCAACTAAGGATACAATACAGAGCACCTTGACCATGTAAGCAGAAACAAGGTTAAAGGAGCTCGAGAAGGATATCTCAAACATCTAAAAATACACATATGATACTTATATATGtaagaaattaattaattttaactGATTATCAGTTCTACAATATACTATATGGTATTACCTGTTTTATTTTGAGTAGTTTGGTTGTCACAAATAAAACCCTTATCCAACTCATTCCAAGAGGGTTGCACTTCACCCACTGTTATAAAATTCGGTTTGTGAACAGAGTCGGCGAGGCTGCCGTTTCAATGAGTTGGTGCTTTACTTAACAAACGTGAATTTCGATCGGATCTccttggattcaaattcaaattacaTTTCCAATTAGTTGCACTCCTACCATTGATATCCCACTTCTTTTCAGTTTAGGTCTCAATTGTCTTTATTTCCAGTTCGatattcctttttattaatAGATCAATGTCTCTATGTTAAGGAGTAGCCTACCACTTGGATTGTGGGTGATCCCAAGTTGGTCTATTTTCTAGGACTGCATAATCCTGCCACTTGGGTTGTGGATGATCCCCAAATTGGTCTATTTAGGGCGTTGAGTACATCCACTAAAtaccataaaagaaaaaaaaaaaccatactAGTTTTTTTAAAAGGGTTGGCACAACCCAACAGGCAGGCAGGGACTGATAGATAGCCAATTTCATTTCAAATATTctaaaatttaacttttttttatgttgcaaaAGAAGGGTTACAGGTTGGGCATTGAGCTGGTCCGGCCTGACACTTAAAACCTGAGCCCGAGTTTAGCCTGGTTaaattaaagaatatatatttttaatataaaataatatataaatataattcatcgtaataatataattatatttataaatcaataaaatatgtattagaAAAATCTTATCGGGCTAAACCGAGCTTAGTTGGGCCCACCGGAACCAACCAGATAACTTATGGAGCCAAAccggtttcttttttttttttgagcccAAGCCCGGGCCCAAGTCAGGCCAAGTTCTAAGTACCAGACCCGACGCCCAACCTTAACCAACTTGCATACTAAAACGCAAGAAGGTAGTACCCTgagacaacaaaaacaaacattgtACCCATAGAGTATATGGGTCTCCTACCGTCatccaaaaaaagaaaccacACTAACCACAATCTTTAACATTCCATCTACTAAACATGTCAGTAGGAAAAGAGTCAGGACAGTGAGATCTGCTGCCGATTTTCATGCCACCAACTGCCGTTGGGATGGCAAGTCAAACCTCAAAGGCTTTTACTGTTGCTCCAATGAGGATTAAGACTAGACTTACTCCTTTTACCCCATTTTCTCCCTTCATGGACTTTACAATTTTGGCAACTCAATTAACATAACtgaatctctctccctctctctcacaatccctctctctcacaaGAAACCAAATTTAAAGCCAGCCGGAAGCATGACGCCAACATTGAAGGCGTAAGGTGTCCAAATAGAGGCAACTCAGTCCGAGAGAGCGGTCACCTTTTGCGGCTATTGTTGCGCAACGGCGTAACGGAAGCGCTTAGCTCTGCACAACAGAGAGCTACGTCCTGTAAACTGTCGTGGCCACTGTAGGTCTCGTTCTAAAGGTAGAAACTAGAAGCCCCTGCATCATCTCTCCCTCGCATCCTCCAAATCCCAACAACCAATTCCACAAACCAGTAGCTTCACTGACCTCACTCCCCAAGAGAATCCACTCATCTTTTACTTAACCAACAAGAGATGCCATTCCTTGCCCTATACAAGGAATCTTCACACTAACCCTCATTTATTGCACACTATAGAGGAGTGTCCTCATTCACCAGTAAGGGCCATTGGTTCTTCCCTATATAAATGCAGCACTAGCCATTGCAGATCCCCACCACCCAACACCCATCTCCCTCTCTATACTTCAATTATTTATTCTATCAATCCCCTCTCCCCAATTCTTATCTATACCAATTCCTCTTGTTTCTCCTCTCAAGGGGTCCAAATGGGGAGGCTTGTTTTGCTCTTGTTGTGCTTTGCTCTCATTGGTTTTGAAGTCGGTCTCGGCTTCCGGATCGACGAAAATGATTTGACAAGCGACGAGAGCGTTTGGGGATTGTATGACAGGTGGAGGAGCCACCACAATGTGTCACGAGGTTACTATGAGAAGCACAAGAGGTTCAATGTTTTCAAGCAAAATGCGAAGTTTGTGCACTCTTTCAATAAGAAGGGTGGCGCCTCTTACAAGCTTCAGCTCAACCGGTTCGGCGACATGACCAACGAGGAGTTCAGGCGGTTCTATGCCGGGTCGAGAGTCAATAGGCTCAGGGCAGCGCCGGAGGCTCCACATGGCGATGACAGCTTCATGTACGCGGAAGCCGACAACCTCCCGCCGTCCATCGACTGGAGGGCCCGTGGAGCTGTTACTGGAGTAAAGGACCAGGGGCACTGTGGTGAGTTTTTATCCTTTTCCAATACCATGTTACAGTTcaatttattatcattttttgaataaCAAGAAGCCATAACTAGAGAGGGAAACCTATCCATGCTGTTAGTTATTCACTCCTATAGTTCATGCTGTTTCTGGGGTCGGCATGAATCTCTCTAATTAGTTAATTAGTTCATAACATGTAATCATATTTTGGGCACTCTTAGCATATTTCTGACCTTAAAATAGTTATCTTATCAGATGATATCCTCGCCACTAGTAGTCATTTCTTCATCAAACCCTAGTAGCTAGGTCATATATACCAGGAGAGATATATATCATCAATATCATATTATTGACCTCttttaacttgaacatcttGCGAGCACCTTTCGTAATAGAGAAATTTGTTACAAAGTTTGCTTGGTTCGAGCAGACAGATGGTGAACTGAATCATTTAGTTTGGCTATCAATTCTCCACACACTCAAGTTTATTATAGTTGGTTGCCACTTTAATTATATGTGGAATATAATTGATCATATATTGAGCAAATTGTGACTGGATGAATCAGGGAGCTGCTGGGCGTTTTCGACTGTCGTCGCCGTGGAGGGCATTAATCAGATAAAAACCAACAAGTTGGTGTCCCTGTCCGAGCAGGAACTGATCGACTGCGATAACAAGGCCAACCAAGGTTGCAATGGAGGGCTCATGGAGTATGCTTTTGAGTTCATCAAGCAAAATGGGGGGATCACGACAGAGGAGAACTACCCATACAAGGCTCAGAATGGCAAATGTGATGCACTCAAGGTAAGTACAAAAGTTAATTATCAGCTCCAATACAGACTGCTGACCTTCTTCACTGCCGTCATCTTTAGTGCTCTTCGTTATTTCCAAATCGACATAAGGCCTTCTCATTGATatgaatatgtgtatgtatatttttcataGATGAATATGCATGATGTGACCATTGATGGACATCAAAATGTGCCCACGAACAACGAGGCAGCACTGATGCAGGCCGCCGCTCATCAACCTATCTCTGTCGCAATCGACGCCAGCGGCTCTGCCTTCCAATTCTACTCTGAGGTATCAGACTGAACCCATCCTAGGGCAAGTTTACTTTGTCAACTGATTTCCACCCTTCTGCAAGCCCATGTGTCTGAGTGTGTGTGTTAAATattaaaaaggagaaacatCAAGGATTTGGCTTATGAAATACTAAAACAAGTGTTCCTTAAATCTACCCAAAAGACTGAGGTGAAACACTAACAAAGTGTTCTCACTGCTAAACAACCTCCACAAGTTACACCAAACAAACAATGAAAGCAAAGGTTTTTCAAACTCAAGCTAATCACATCTACG
This window of the Nymphaea colorata isolate Beijing-Zhang1983 chromosome 2, ASM883128v2, whole genome shotgun sequence genome carries:
- the LOC116247108 gene encoding vignain-like; this translates as MGRLVLLLLCFALIGFEVGLGFRIDENDLTSDESVWGLYDRWRSHHNVSRGYYEKHKRFNVFKQNAKFVHSFNKKGGASYKLQLNRFGDMTNEEFRRFYAGSRVNRLRAAPEAPHGDDSFMYAEADNLPPSIDWRARGAVTGVKDQGHCGSCWAFSTVVAVEGINQIKTNKLVSLSEQELIDCDNKANQGCNGGLMEYAFEFIKQNGGITTEENYPYKAQNGKCDALKMNMHDVTIDGHQNVPTNNEAALMQAAAHQPISVAIDASGSAFQFYSEGVFTGDCGTELDHGVAVVGYGATDLGDKYWIVKNSWGVGWGEQGYIKMARGISDKRGLCGIAMQASYPVKNSTSVAANNQVPRS